The Myxococcus fulvus sequence CCAGGTCCATCCACGGACGCGTGGATGCGGCCTGCTTCAGGCCCGTGACGTAGTCGGGAATCTCCGTCTGGCCCACGCGGCCGTAGTTCGCGTCCTGGAAGGCCTTGCTCCGTCCGGGCCCTCCGCGCGGGTCCAGCAGCACCACCACGAAGCCGAGCTGCGCGACGGCGCTGGCCGTCAACGACTCGTAGTTGCCGATGTAGCTCCATGGCACCATCGCGAGGAAGGGCCCCGCGTAGATGTGCGCGATGACGGGGTAGCGTTTCTTCGGGTCGAAGTCGCGCGGCTTGTAGAGCACGCCGTGCAGGGGCGTGACGCCGTCGGCCGCCTTGAAGAGCAGCGGCTCCGGCTTCGTGCCGCCGAGCGCCTCCAGCTCGCTCGCATCCGAGGTGGTGAGGCGCACGCGCTTGCCTCCCTTCACGGAGACGAGCTCCCGGACGCGGGGCTGCGTGCGCGAGGACCAGGTGTCCACGTAGTACTGGCCCGAGGGGGACGGCGTCATCCGGTGCATGCCCGAGCCCGAGGACAGCCGCGTCAGCGCGCCGCCCTTCAGGCTGCCCCGGTAGAGGAGCTGCTCGTAGGGCGCGCCGCTGTCCGCGGACGCCAGCACGTAGAGCGCGTCACCGGTGGGCGCCAGGGACACGACCTGGTGCACGGGGAAGGCGCCCCGCGTCACCTGCCGCACGAGCTTCCCCGCGCGGTCATACGCGTACACGTGACGCCAGCCGTCGCGCTCGGACATCCACAGGTAGCCGCGCCCCGAGGGCAGCGCCGTCACCTGCTGCTCGAAGCCGCCCACCGCGAAGTCGAGACCCGCGACGAACGTCTCCGGACGCTCCTCGCGCAGCACGTGCCGACGCTGGGCACTCCCCGGTGTCACCGCGGTGAGGTCCAGTCGCTTCGCGTCCCGCGAGAGGTGGAGGCACAGCGCCTCCGAGCCCTCGGGATTCCAGCCCGCGAAGAAGTCATACGTCTCACCCTCGACGGGAGCGACGCGCGTCACGCTCCCCGTCGTCACGTCCACCACGTGCAGCTCCGAGCGCGGCAGCGGCGTCCCCACCTTCGCGTACGGCACCGTCGTCACCTTCTCCAGCGCGGTGGAGTAGTCCACGACGGGGACCTGGTGCACCGCGCGCGTGTCCTCGCGCCACACCACGAGGTAGCGGCCATCCGGCGACCAGGCGTGCTCGGGAATCCGCCAGTCGAGCCGCTCCTCGCCCTTGCGCTCCACCACGGTGGCCCCGTCCGCGCCCAGCACCGCGAAGCCGCCTTCCTTTCGCACCGCGAGCGCGCCTCCACGCGGCGCGAGGACATGCTCGCGCGACAGCGTCAGCGCGGCCCGGTCCTGGGGCGACAGCTGCGTGACCTTGCCTCCCGACAGGCCCAGGCCGAAGGTCTTCCCGTCGAGCCGGAACACGATGCCCTGTTCATCCGGCGCTATCGCGACCTCGTAGAAGCGCGGCGCCGTCACGGGCTTGCCCAGGAGGAGGGAGAGCTGTCGGCGCAGCTCCTCGCCGGACACGAGCGGCTCGAGTTCGCCCGTCCTCGCGTGCGCCAGCACCCACGTCCCGCCGTCCCTGCCCTCGCGGGCCCAGAAGACCACGCGGTCGCCCTCGCGCAGCCACCGGGGCGGCACCAGGCTGTCCCGCACGAGCTCCACGCGTCGGAGGTACCGGTCCGCCAGGTCCAGCTTCGCCTGGGTGTTCGCATCCGGCACCGGCGCGAAGACCGGACCGGGAGGGTCCGCGAGGACAGTCGCACCCGTCAGCGTCGTGAGCACCAGGGCGAGGAAGGAGAATCGCATGCACCGATGCTAGGGAGTCGCATCCTTCACGACCAATATCTCTTTCAGCACCCATCCAGACGGATATCGTCTCGATATGGAATTCCGTCAGCTCCAGCTCTTCATCGCCGTGGCGGAGGAGCTGCACTTCGGACGCGCCGCCGCGCGCATCGGCATGGCCCAGCCACCGTTCAGCCAGCAGATCCGCCGGCTGGAGTCCGAGCTGGGGGTCGAGCTGCTCACGCGCACCAGCCGCCACGTGGCCCTCACCGCCGCCGGGGCTCGGCTGCTGGAGGAGGCGCGCGCGCTGCTCGCCCGACGCGTGGACGCCACCCACGCCGTGCGCGAGGCCGCGAGCGGCGAGTCGGGCACGCTGCGCGTCGGCTTCGCGGCGTCCTCGGCCTTCGGCGTGCTGCCCGACATCGTGCTGCGCTTCCGCACGCGCTTCCCCAAGGTGAAGCTGGAGCTGGATGACAGCGAGACGCTGAACGTCGGCGCCGCGCTGGCCTCGGGGGAGCTGGACCTGGCCATCCTGCGCGCGCCCTTCCGCCACGAGGGCCTCACCGTGGAGCGGCTCTTGCGCGAGCGCTTCGTGCTCGCCCTGCCCGCCCGTCACCCTCGCGCGCGGCAGCGCGTCGTGGCGCTGTCCTCGCTGGCGCACGAGCCCTTCGTCCTGTTCCCCCGCCACTCCGCGCCCGGCCTGCATGACCTGGTGACGAGCATGTGTCTGGCGGCGGGCTTCTCCCCCAACATCCGACAGGAGGCGCGCTCGTGGCCCTCCGTGGTCGGCATGGTGGAGGCGGGGCTGGGGCTGACCATCGCGCCCGCGTCCTCGCAGGCCCTGTGCCCCAAGGGCGTCGTGTTCCGCCCCCTGAGCGGCGCGCCCGGCCACGCGGAGCTGGTGGTGGCCTTCCCCGGACGGCGGCCGTCCCCCGCCGCGCAGCACTTCCGCGTCCTCGCCCACGAGACGGTGTCCCGCTCGGGGCGCGACACGTCGGACTGAAGCCCGCGTCACTCAGGACGCCGAGGGTCCACCCTTGCGGCGACTCTTCCTGCGGGAAGGGGACTCCGTGTCGTTGGCCGCCACCTGCGGGCCCAGGTTGAACCAGAACGGGCACAACAGCGGCGGCGCGCCTCCTCCCTCCGGAGCGGAGGACTCCTCCTCGGGGTTGCGACACACGGGCCGCGCCGCGCCCCTGCCTCCTCGACTCGCTCGGGTGGCCATCAGCGACGCCCCCCGCGCTGTCCCGCTGCTGCGCTGAAGCATGGGCACGCAACCGCCCCTCGGGGAACCGCCCTGAAAAGGCTTGCTCCCGATGAGTCCCTCATCGGCGTCGGCATGGCCGGGAACTACCCAGATGACAGTTTCCTGTCAATCCATTCGCCCAACAAAATAGAGAACGCGCGTTCAGCGCACCCCTGGCGCCATGCGTCGCCTCCATGCGGCGGGTGTCACACCATGCACGCGGCGGAAGAGTCGGATGAAGTGCGTCACGTCCGCGTAACCCACCCGGTCCGCGACGATGTCCACGCGCTCGTCGGTGTGGCGCAGTCGGCTGCGGGCCTCGGCCATCCGGCACTCGAGAATCCACTCGCCCACGGTGCGCCCCGTCTCCTGGCGCACCACGCCCGCGACGTGCGGGGCCGAGCGCCCCAGCTCTCTGGCCACCTTCGCGAGGGACAGGGGCTCCAGGCAGTGGGTCTCGATGTACGTGAGCGCCCGGCGGCTGAGGCCCACGGAGGCGGGCTCGGTGAGGGCCTCGGGCGAGGCCATCCGCTCCAGCTCGATGAGCACCAGGCGCAGGAGGGACAGGCTCGCCTCCTCGTTGCCGCGCTCGTTGCGGGTCTGCTCCTCTTCCATCAGGCGCATCCAGCGCAGCAGGCGGCGGCGCTGCACGCTGGTGGGACGCAAGACGGGGTGACAGCCCGCGCGCACGCGCAGCAGCGGCCCCAATCGCGCCTCGCGCTCCTCGGCGTTCGGGGAGAGGGCCTCGGGATAGAAGCCCAGCCCCAGGCCCTGCGCGTCCGAGTGCTCGCGGCCGTGTGCATCTCCTGGTGGAATCAGGTGCACGTCGCCCGCGCGCAGCACCAGGTCTCCCGCGTGCCGGACGCGTGACTCGCCCTTCAGCACCAGGACGATGGCGGCGTACGGGTGGACCGCGGAGCGGGGAGAGACGCGCAGGGGCGCCACGGGCCCCAGCGTGCCTATCCACGTGAGCCGCCGCTTCTCCTCGAAGTCCTGGCGCAGCGTGGAGGGGGGATGCACACAGGACTGCTCGGTGGACGCCATGGGGTCGTTCTCGTAGCGGTTGGCGGGGCCGGGCTCAAGCCGGCGTCACGCCGTGTGGGGCAGGCCCAGGGCGTCGATGTTCAACAGGTGGTTCAGCGTGTAGGCCGCCATCGCGCCCGCCGACGCGGCCACCAGCGCTCCCTGCAGGCGCGTGGTGAGGTCTCCCGCCGCGTAGATGCCGGGCACGGAGGTCTCCAGCGTCGGGCTCACCTTGACGAAGCCCAGCTCGTCGAGCGTGAGCCCCAGTCCCTGGACCAGCGCCGTCTGCTTCTGGGGTGGGTGCGCGAAGAGGTACTCCTGCGGCACGCGGGTGCCGTCCTCCAGCTCCACCGCCTCCAGGTGCTGGCCGTCCTGGGTGGGAATGAGGCCGCGCACCTTGCCCTCGACGACGCGCACCTCGGCGCGACGCAGGGACTCGCGCTGCTCGGCGGTCAGCGTCAGCTTGCCCTGGGTGTAGAGCGTGAGGTTGGAGGTCCAGCCCTTCAGGAAGAGGACGAAGTCGACGTACGGGTGATGGGTGTTCTCCTGGTGGACGAGCACGCCCCAGCCCCGGTCCCGAATCTCCCAGCCGTGGCAGTACGGACACTGGAAGACGCTGTGCGCCCACAGCTCGCGGAAGCCGGGCTGGTCCGGCACCTGGTCCACCAGGCCCGTCGTCAGCAGCACCTTGCGGGCCTCGATGACCTGGCCGTCGCCGAGCGTGACCTGGAAGCGAGTCCCCTTGGGCTCGATGCGCTCGACGCGCACGTCGCGCACGTCGACGTCGTAGGGGCCCAGCTGCTCGCGGCCGATGGCGCGGAACTCCGCGGGGGGGATGCCGTCCCGGGTGACGAAGCCGTGCATGTGCTCCGCCCGCTCGTTGCGCGGTGCGCCCGCGTCGCACAGCAGCACCCGCTTGCGGCCCCGGCCCAGAATCAGCGCGGCACTCAGGCCCGCCGGGCCTCCTCCCACAATCACCACGTCCTTCACCTGTGTGTCGTTCATGGTGAAGAACTAAACGGGAGCCCTGCCCCGCGGGAGAGCGCCGATTCAGGGCGAATCGGCGCATCGTCGGGTCCGCTTCCCTCCCTGACCGGGCGTGCGGGCCAGGGCCCCCCCCCAAGACGTATGGCGTTCACCACTCCGCGGCGGCGTGCGCTTCCCGAGCGGGCGACCTCATTCCTACAATCTTGGAGTGGGAGCTCGCTGGCCGGCGCGTGGCTCCCACCCGGGAGGTACGCGATGCGGCCCGCGCTGCTTGCGTCGATGGCACTGCTCGCCTGTTGGGCGACGGGCTGCGCGTCGTCGGATGAGCCCCCCTGGGATGGGCGCTACACGCCGCTGGAGGAGCTCGGCGACTGGAGTGATTACGGGCCGCTGTCCGTCTGCGGCGTCGTCGAGAGCGGGGCCTCGTGCGGCAGCCTGGAGTCCTTCGACCTGTCCAGCTGTCGACGCCACACGCTGGAGCAGTTGGAGCGGATGGGGGTGTATCGCAGCCTCCTGCGCATCGATGCGCGGAACGGGGCTCCCGCGCGCTTCGTGCCGTCAGGCGGGGGATTCAAGCTGAACGCGGCGGGCACGCCCGAGCAGGTGCAGGGCGCCAACGCCGTGGCCGGCGTCTGGGACACGCGGACGCTGTTCATCGCCAGCGAGACCCCGGATGGAGGTCTGTTCACCTTCGCGGGCTGCAACGCGGTGAGCCCTCGCGTCGTCACGGGGTGCTTCACGCGGTGCCGGGACGGGGTGCTGGTGGAGTCGGGGACGTTCCGCGCCGAGCGCGTCACGCGCTTCCAGGGCGAGCATGAAATCTCCGGCGGCATGCGGCTGGTGTCCGAGCGCGCGGTGGGCCTGGGCCCGGCCGTGGACGTGCAGCTCATCGACGGCCATGCGTATGTCATCTCGCAGGACCGGCGGGGGCGGCCGGGAGGGCTCACGGTGTTCGACGTGAGCGACCCGGCGGTGCCGATGCGCGTGGCGGAGCTGAGCACGCCGGGGGACACGGACTGGCGGGGCGCGACGTTCAAGGGCGGGATGCTCTACGTCGCGAGCGCCAGCTCGGGGGTGGTGGTGCTCGACGTCTCCGTGCCCTCGGCGCCGGTGCTGGTGCGCCGCGTGTCCGCGAGGACCTCGCCGGGGGTGTCGATGGTGAGCGTGGACAGGGACCGGCTGTATGCCGTGTCCACGGACGCGACCGTGGGCACCTTGATGTTCGACATCAGCGAGCCCGCGGAGCCGCGATTGCTGGAGCGCATCGTCTCCGGGATGCGCATGCCGGACCAGCCGTCCTCCCGGGGCCCGGTGAGCTACGAGGGCCGGCTGTATGTGAATCACCGAGGCGCGGGGCTGCAGGTCGTCGACGCGAGAGCGTCCTCGGGGGTCCGGGTGCTGGGGCAGTACACGTATCCGTACGCGAACAGCCGCGCGAGCGCGGTGGGCACGTTCGGCGGGCGCATCGTGGCCTTCGAGAGCAGCATGGGCATGGGTGCGCGGCTGCGCGCGCTGGATGTCAGCGAGCCGCGGCACATCGTGAAGATTGGGGAGTACGGCCTGCGCGCCGTGGTGTCCCCGCGAGCGATGGAGCTGAGGGGCTCGCGGCTGTACGTGACGTACCACCAGGAGGGGCTGCGCGTGCTGGACGTGAGCAACCCCACGAAGCCGCGCGAGGTGGCGTACTTCAACAGCTTCCGCGAGACGGACCCGGGACGCGGGGACTCGATGGAGGAGGGCGCCACCGGGCTCCAGGTGCCCGGGGATGGCCATGTCTACATCGTGGATACGTCACGCGGACTGCTCGTGCTGACGGAGCCTCCGGGGGAGTGACGGGGCTCACATCTCGATGCGGTTGCGCCCGTTCGTCTTCGCGCGGTTCAGCCGTGCATCCGCGACGCGCAGCAGCGCCTCCATCGTCGTCCCATCCCCAGGTGACTCCGCGATTCCCGCGCTGATCGTCACGCGGAACGACTCGCCGCCATCGCCGTCGAAGGTCATCTCCGCCACCTCCGCCATCGTCCGCGACAGAATCGCCTTCGCGCTCGCCGCCGTCTCTCCGAGCAGCCCCACCACGAACTCCTCACCGCCCCAGCGCCCGCGCACGTCCTCGCGCCGGAACCGCGCGCCCAACAGGCGCCCCAGCCGCGTCAGCACCCGGTCCCCCGCCAGGTGCCCGTACTTGTCGTTCACCCGCTTGAAGCGGTCCACGTCCAGGAAGCACAACGACAACGGCCGCTGCTGACGCTGCGCCTCCGACAGCCGGCTCCGCAGCCCCTCGATGAACGGCCGCCGCAACATCAGCCCCGTCAGCGCGTCCCGCTCTGCCCGCTCGCGCGACAGCCGCGCCCGCTCCAGCCGCGCCTGCACCCGCGCCCGCAGCTCCTCCTTCAACACCGGCTTCGAGATGTAGTCGTCCGCCCCCGCCTGGAACGCCGCCAGCCGGAACTCCAACCCCACGTGCGCCGTAATCAACAACACCGGCAGCTCCTGCCACGCCGGCATCGACCTCAAAATCCGACACAAATCGAACCCGCTCGGCCCCGGCATCTGCACGTCCAACAACAACAGGTCCGGCCGATGCTCCGCCAGCGCCTCCATCAACCGGTGCGCATCCCCCAACCCCACCACCTCAATCTGCTCGCTCGCCAGCGCGTGCACCAACGCCGCAATCGCCTCCGGGTCGTCGTCCACCACCAACACCCGCGAGCGCTCCGGCCGCCGCGCCGCCACCATCCGCTCCGCCGCCGCCGCGAAGTCCGTCGCCGTGAAGGGCCTCGGCAGGAACAACGAGCCCCCCGCGTGCGCCGCCGCCACCCGGTCCTCCAGCCCGCCCGACACCCCCGTGAACCCCAACGGCAACGAGCCCAGCCCCTCCGTCGAGCGCAGCTCGTGCGCCGCCTGGATGCCGCCCATCTCCCCACCCAGGTGCATGTGGATGAGCACCCCGTCCACCCACTGCCTGCGCGCCAACACCACCGCCTCGTCCGCCGTGCGCGCCGACAACACCCGCACCACGTGCGCACGCCCCAGCCGCTCCGCCTCCTCGAGGACCGCCGCGTCCTCGTCCACCACCAACAACACCCCCTCCGTCGGCAACATCGCCGCGGGCCCCTCCTTGCGCGCCGGCGGCGTCACCTGCACGGACGCCGTCGCCGCCAGCTCCCGGAACGCCACGTCCACCAGGCCCCAGTCCACCCG is a genomic window containing:
- a CDS encoding S9 family peptidase, translating into MRFSFLALVLTTLTGATVLADPPGPVFAPVPDANTQAKLDLADRYLRRVELVRDSLVPPRWLREGDRVVFWAREGRDGGTWVLAHARTGELEPLVSGEELRRQLSLLLGKPVTAPRFYEVAIAPDEQGIVFRLDGKTFGLGLSGGKVTQLSPQDRAALTLSREHVLAPRGGALAVRKEGGFAVLGADGATVVERKGEERLDWRIPEHAWSPDGRYLVVWREDTRAVHQVPVVDYSTALEKVTTVPYAKVGTPLPRSELHVVDVTTGSVTRVAPVEGETYDFFAGWNPEGSEALCLHLSRDAKRLDLTAVTPGSAQRRHVLREERPETFVAGLDFAVGGFEQQVTALPSGRGYLWMSERDGWRHVYAYDRAGKLVRQVTRGAFPVHQVVSLAPTGDALYVLASADSGAPYEQLLYRGSLKGGALTRLSSGSGMHRMTPSPSGQYYVDTWSSRTQPRVRELVSVKGGKRVRLTTSDASELEALGGTKPEPLLFKAADGVTPLHGVLYKPRDFDPKKRYPVIAHIYAGPFLAMVPWSYIGNYESLTASAVAQLGFVVVLLDPRGGPGRSKAFQDANYGRVGQTEIPDYVTGLKQAASTRPWMDLERVGLHGASWGGYFTLRGMLTAPDFFKSGYASAPGSLEEEAIINEPYLGLRDQNPQGYAAGDNLALAHQLKGQLKLMHGTSDVNATLSVTMRMADALIKAGKRFELLLMPGEPHSPQGAASRYARDDVGLFFLRTLGEPR
- a CDS encoding LysR family transcriptional regulator, which produces MEFRQLQLFIAVAEELHFGRAAARIGMAQPPFSQQIRRLESELGVELLTRTSRHVALTAAGARLLEEARALLARRVDATHAVREAASGESGTLRVGFAASSAFGVLPDIVLRFRTRFPKVKLELDDSETLNVGAALASGELDLAILRAPFRHEGLTVERLLRERFVLALPARHPRARQRVVALSSLAHEPFVLFPRHSAPGLHDLVTSMCLAAGFSPNIRQEARSWPSVVGMVEAGLGLTIAPASSQALCPKGVVFRPLSGAPGHAELVVAFPGRRPSPAAQHFRVLAHETVSRSGRDTSD
- a CDS encoding AraC family transcriptional regulator, which produces MASTEQSCVHPPSTLRQDFEEKRRLTWIGTLGPVAPLRVSPRSAVHPYAAIVLVLKGESRVRHAGDLVLRAGDVHLIPPGDAHGREHSDAQGLGLGFYPEALSPNAEEREARLGPLLRVRAGCHPVLRPTSVQRRRLLRWMRLMEEEQTRNERGNEEASLSLLRLVLIELERMASPEALTEPASVGLSRRALTYIETHCLEPLSLAKVARELGRSAPHVAGVVRQETGRTVGEWILECRMAEARSRLRHTDERVDIVADRVGYADVTHFIRLFRRVHGVTPAAWRRRMAPGVR
- a CDS encoding NAD(P)/FAD-dependent oxidoreductase, whose translation is MNDTQVKDVVIVGGGPAGLSAALILGRGRKRVLLCDAGAPRNERAEHMHGFVTRDGIPPAEFRAIGREQLGPYDVDVRDVRVERIEPKGTRFQVTLGDGQVIEARKVLLTTGLVDQVPDQPGFRELWAHSVFQCPYCHGWEIRDRGWGVLVHQENTHHPYVDFVLFLKGWTSNLTLYTQGKLTLTAEQRESLRRAEVRVVEGKVRGLIPTQDGQHLEAVELEDGTRVPQEYLFAHPPQKQTALVQGLGLTLDELGFVKVSPTLETSVPGIYAAGDLTTRLQGALVAASAGAMAAYTLNHLLNIDALGLPHTA
- a CDS encoding LVIVD repeat-containing protein translates to MRPALLASMALLACWATGCASSDEPPWDGRYTPLEELGDWSDYGPLSVCGVVESGASCGSLESFDLSSCRRHTLEQLERMGVYRSLLRIDARNGAPARFVPSGGGFKLNAAGTPEQVQGANAVAGVWDTRTLFIASETPDGGLFTFAGCNAVSPRVVTGCFTRCRDGVLVESGTFRAERVTRFQGEHEISGGMRLVSERAVGLGPAVDVQLIDGHAYVISQDRRGRPGGLTVFDVSDPAVPMRVAELSTPGDTDWRGATFKGGMLYVASASSGVVVLDVSVPSAPVLVRRVSARTSPGVSMVSVDRDRLYAVSTDATVGTLMFDISEPAEPRLLERIVSGMRMPDQPSSRGPVSYEGRLYVNHRGAGLQVVDARASSGVRVLGQYTYPYANSRASAVGTFGGRIVAFESSMGMGARLRALDVSEPRHIVKIGEYGLRAVVSPRAMELRGSRLYVTYHQEGLRVLDVSNPTKPREVAYFNSFRETDPGRGDSMEEGATGLQVPGDGHVYIVDTSRGLLVLTEPPGE
- a CDS encoding response regulator: MSDAKTLLFLEDDKDLQSLVCAFLREKGFRVETARTAAEARTVLAKVPVDAAIVDGLLPGVTGADFIRELRGTLPDLPVLFASAFWKDLKSHELLTRQLKVARIIHKPYRPDELYLWVNQLFTKALPPAPAGPRALADVDLVRDELAASLVALNQEYGARLKDKVGGLEVLLSAARAGDGGALDEAGIVAHKLHGTAGSYGFTEVSLAAGRLEDALRAGRDGGRVDWGLVDVAFRELAATASVQVTPPARKEGPAAMLPTEGVLLVVDEDAAVLEEAERLGRAHVVRVLSARTADEAVVLARRQWVDGVLIHMHLGGEMGGIQAAHELRSTEGLGSLPLGFTGVSGGLEDRVAAAHAGGSLFLPRPFTATDFAAAAERMVAARRPERSRVLVVDDDPEAIAALVHALASEQIEVVGLGDAHRLMEALAEHRPDLLLLDVQMPGPSGFDLCRILRSMPAWQELPVLLITAHVGLEFRLAAFQAGADDYISKPVLKEELRARVQARLERARLSRERAERDALTGLMLRRPFIEGLRSRLSEAQRQQRPLSLCFLDVDRFKRVNDKYGHLAGDRVLTRLGRLLGARFRREDVRGRWGGEEFVVGLLGETAASAKAILSRTMAEVAEMTFDGDGGESFRVTISAGIAESPGDGTTMEALLRVADARLNRAKTNGRNRIEM